From Microbacterium sp. LWH11-1.2, one genomic window encodes:
- a CDS encoding S9 family peptidase, translating to MTDAPTADRRSTTRTHHGDAFDDPYEWLRAKESAEVIEHLEAENAHTEAETAHLADLREKLFEEIKGRVQETDLSVPTRRGDWWYYSRTEEGAQYGIHCRAAAAPGDWTPPVLEPGVPVPGEVVLLDGNVEAEGHEFFSLGAFDTSDDATKLLWSTDFEGDELYTVHVRDLTTGITLDDVIPNTGGAFFTPDGTGVIYTTRDEAWRPDTLWLHRLGTPVSEDVTLFHEPDEKFWLGAGITRSRRYLVIGVGSSITGEEYLVDLAGDLTAEPQLVWPRVEGVEYSLEHAVVDGEDRLLILHNDEALDFELVSVAASDPQGERRVVIAHEPGRRLLGMDAFRDFATVEYRSGGLERVGLLDYATDAVEEISFDEPLYSAGVSGNPEWHSPFLRLGYTSFVTPGTVYDLDLASRELVLRKQVAVLGGYDPTEYGQRREWATASDGTQVPISLVWKRAFGDPGSAPRPVHLYGYGSYEHSIDPGFSVARLSELDRGVVFAVAHVRGGGEMGRQWYEDGKLLHKRNTFTDFVSCGQHLVSTGVTTPQQLVAEGGSAGGLLMGAVANLAPELFAGILAAVPFVDALTTILDPSLPLTVIEWDEWGDPLHDPEVYAYMKSYTPYENVRDGVAYPRILAVTSLNDTRVLYVEPAKWVARLREAGASDVLLKCEMVAGHGGVSGRYNSWKERAFELAWLLDTLGLAEAQPKRAAASS from the coding sequence GTGACCGACGCCCCCACCGCAGACCGCCGCTCCACCACTCGCACCCACCACGGAGACGCGTTCGACGATCCGTACGAGTGGCTCCGCGCGAAGGAGTCCGCCGAGGTGATCGAGCACCTCGAGGCGGAGAACGCCCACACCGAGGCGGAGACCGCGCATCTCGCCGATCTCCGCGAGAAGCTGTTCGAGGAGATCAAGGGCAGGGTGCAGGAGACCGACCTGTCGGTGCCCACCCGTCGCGGAGACTGGTGGTACTACAGCCGCACCGAGGAGGGCGCGCAGTACGGCATCCACTGCCGGGCCGCCGCTGCCCCCGGCGACTGGACTCCCCCGGTTCTGGAGCCCGGCGTGCCCGTTCCCGGGGAGGTCGTCCTGCTGGACGGGAACGTCGAGGCCGAGGGCCATGAGTTCTTCTCGCTCGGTGCCTTCGACACCTCGGACGACGCGACCAAGCTGCTCTGGTCCACCGACTTCGAGGGCGACGAGCTGTACACGGTGCACGTGCGCGATCTGACGACGGGCATCACGCTCGACGACGTGATCCCGAACACCGGCGGCGCCTTCTTCACGCCGGACGGCACCGGCGTCATCTACACCACGCGTGACGAGGCCTGGCGGCCCGACACCCTGTGGCTCCATCGCCTGGGAACCCCCGTCTCCGAGGACGTCACGCTGTTCCACGAGCCGGATGAGAAGTTCTGGCTGGGGGCGGGGATCACGCGCAGCCGCCGCTACCTCGTGATCGGGGTCGGGTCGAGCATCACCGGCGAGGAGTATCTCGTCGACCTCGCCGGAGATCTCACGGCCGAGCCCCAGCTCGTATGGCCGCGGGTCGAGGGCGTCGAGTACTCGCTCGAGCACGCCGTCGTCGACGGCGAAGATCGCCTGCTGATCCTGCACAACGATGAGGCCCTCGACTTCGAGCTCGTCTCGGTCGCGGCATCCGACCCCCAGGGCGAGCGGCGCGTGGTGATCGCGCACGAGCCGGGCCGTCGACTCCTCGGAATGGATGCGTTCCGCGACTTCGCGACGGTCGAGTACCGCAGCGGAGGGCTCGAGCGCGTCGGCCTGCTCGACTACGCGACGGACGCCGTCGAGGAGATCTCCTTCGACGAGCCGCTGTACTCGGCCGGTGTCAGCGGCAACCCGGAGTGGCACTCGCCGTTCCTGCGACTCGGGTACACGTCGTTCGTGACCCCCGGCACCGTGTACGACCTCGATCTGGCCTCCCGCGAACTGGTGCTGCGCAAGCAGGTCGCCGTGCTCGGCGGGTACGACCCGACGGAGTACGGACAGCGGCGGGAGTGGGCGACGGCCTCCGACGGCACGCAGGTGCCGATCTCGCTGGTCTGGAAGCGCGCGTTCGGCGACCCCGGATCGGCACCGCGACCGGTGCACCTCTACGGCTACGGCTCCTACGAGCACTCGATCGATCCGGGTTTCTCCGTCGCCCGGCTCTCCGAGCTCGACCGCGGGGTCGTCTTCGCGGTGGCACACGTCCGCGGCGGCGGCGAGATGGGCCGCCAGTGGTACGAGGACGGCAAGCTGCTGCACAAGCGGAACACGTTCACGGACTTCGTCTCCTGCGGCCAGCACCTCGTCTCGACCGGCGTGACCACCCCGCAGCAGCTGGTGGCCGAGGGCGGCAGCGCGGGCGGTCTGCTGATGGGCGCGGTCGCGAATCTCGCTCCCGAGCTGTTCGCCGGCATCCTCGCCGCGGTCCCTTTCGTGGATGCGCTGACGACGATCCTCGACCCCTCACTGCCGTTGACCGTGATCGAGTGGGACGAGTGGGGCGACCCGCTGCACGACCCGGAGGTCTACGCGTACATGAAGTCGTACACGCCCTATGAGAACGTCCGCGACGGCGTCGCCTATCCGCGCATCCTCGCCGTGACATCGCTCAACGACACCCGTGTGCTCTACGTGGAGCCCGCGAAGTGGGTCGCCCGGCTCCGTGAGGCCGGCGCATCCGACGTCCTCCTGAAGTGCGAGATGGTCGCCGGCCACGGTGGCGTCAGCGGACGCTACAACTCCTGGAAGGAGCGCGCGTTCGAGCTCGCCTGGCTGCTCGACACGCTCGGCCTCGCGGAAGCTCAGCCGAAGAGGGCAGCGGCCTCGTCGTAG
- a CDS encoding 6-phosphofructokinase produces the protein MKIGILTSGGDCPGLNAVIRGIVLKGTTTYDLEFVGIRDGWRGVVEGDFMPLTRHEVKGLSKVGGTILGTSRTNPYEGERGGAENIAKTLYGHKIDGIVAIGGEGTLAAADRLSKDGIKVLGVPKTIDNDLQATDYSFGFDTAVNIATDAMDRLRTTGDSHQRCMVAEVMGRHVGWIALHAGMAAGAHVICIPEVPMSIDDITALVTSAHDRGRAPLVVVSEGFKLLGMEEAYSDKGLDAFNRPRLGGIGDQLAPEIERITGIETRATILGHIQRGGSPSAFDRVLATRLGLHAADAIVEGAWGQMVAMQGTDIVRVPFADALGELHTVPRYRYDEAAALFG, from the coding sequence ATGAAGATCGGCATCCTGACGAGCGGCGGCGACTGCCCCGGACTCAACGCGGTCATCCGCGGCATCGTCCTCAAGGGCACCACCACGTACGACCTCGAGTTCGTCGGCATCCGCGACGGCTGGCGCGGCGTCGTCGAAGGCGACTTCATGCCGCTGACCCGGCACGAGGTGAAGGGTCTCTCCAAGGTGGGCGGCACGATCCTCGGGACGAGCCGCACGAACCCCTACGAGGGGGAGCGCGGCGGCGCCGAGAACATCGCGAAGACGCTCTACGGACACAAGATCGACGGCATCGTCGCGATCGGCGGCGAGGGCACGCTCGCGGCCGCCGACCGCCTGTCGAAGGACGGCATCAAGGTGCTCGGCGTCCCGAAGACGATCGACAACGACCTGCAGGCCACGGACTACTCCTTCGGCTTCGACACGGCCGTGAACATCGCCACCGACGCGATGGACCGGCTGCGCACCACGGGAGACTCGCACCAGCGCTGCATGGTCGCCGAGGTCATGGGCCGTCACGTCGGCTGGATCGCTTTGCACGCCGGCATGGCGGCAGGGGCGCATGTCATCTGCATCCCCGAGGTGCCGATGTCGATCGACGACATCACGGCGCTCGTCACGAGCGCGCACGACCGTGGTCGTGCGCCCCTGGTCGTCGTCTCCGAGGGGTTCAAGCTGCTCGGCATGGAAGAGGCGTACAGCGACAAGGGCCTCGACGCGTTCAACCGTCCGCGTCTGGGCGGCATCGGCGATCAGCTCGCGCCGGAGATCGAGCGCATCACCGGAATCGAGACGCGCGCCACGATCCTCGGACACATCCAGCGCGGCGGGTCGCCCTCGGCGTTCGACCGCGTGCTCGCGACGCGCCTCGGCCTGCATGCCGCAGACGCGATCGTCGAAGGCGCCTGGGGCCAGATGGTGGCGATGCAGGGCACCGACATCGTGCGCGTGCCCTTCGCCGACGCTCTCGGCGAGCTCCACACCGTGCCGCGCTACCGCTACGACGAGGCCGCTGCCCTCTTCGGCTGA
- a CDS encoding DEAD/DEAH box helicase, with protein MPTTATAATRRKKTSRRDDEAPLIPILARKVREIEAKSQRGKLGPTNRVKFQVIAFLVREERARVKADAEIGDPARAELLKRLDGVATILAKTAARDTSLIQLLEADQATSPVAKRMRRDWLLESGAELAPEELIIADAAPVQISSVPAAIAERQVTPPSVESRQLANPFLAPDLTPRSTSTPRRRLDGWELMGPLYKAFETGAGGSAATMELPPAPEYDHLSPKGLEVMVHQSRFLEAVRAGHRSFLLADEPGLGKTAQSLLAASVAGAYPLLAVVPNVVKMNWAREVERWTPQRRATVIQGDGQDIDAFADVFIVNYEILDRHLSWLGSIGLRGMVVDEAHFIKNLSSQRSQNVLSLATRMRERTPGGDPLMLALTGTPLINDVEDFDAIWRFLGWTTGEKPGPELMEKLDATGFTPADKAFYPEARDAVISMGIVRRKKKDVAADLPDKLIADLPVQLDDEFGRSIRQAERELGERLAARYRRIIEARSSSAGSLSSSKGAPGEIDEDIVRLVAQNELEESKAAGTGGDNVFTMVRRIGQAKAQLAADYAAQLQRSVGKVVFFAKHVDVMDQAEAHFAAAGIRSVSIRGDQTSTARQQAIDDFNGDPDVGIAVCSLTAAGVGLNMQAASNVVLAELSWTAAEQTQAIDRVHRIGQDEPVTAWRIIAAHTIDTKIAELIDQKQGLAARALDGEAIDDVAAEPVQLAALMHLLRQALGAA; from the coding sequence ATGCCGACCACGGCAACCGCCGCCACGCGGCGCAAGAAGACGTCCCGTCGAGACGACGAGGCCCCGCTCATCCCGATCCTCGCGCGCAAGGTGCGCGAGATCGAGGCGAAGTCGCAGCGAGGGAAGCTCGGCCCGACCAATCGTGTCAAGTTCCAGGTGATCGCGTTCCTGGTGCGCGAGGAGCGCGCCAGGGTGAAGGCGGATGCCGAGATCGGCGACCCCGCCCGCGCCGAGCTGCTCAAGCGGCTCGACGGCGTTGCGACCATCCTCGCGAAGACCGCCGCGCGCGACACCTCGCTGATCCAGCTCCTCGAAGCCGACCAGGCGACATCGCCGGTCGCCAAGCGGATGCGTCGAGACTGGCTGCTCGAGTCCGGAGCCGAGCTGGCACCGGAGGAGCTCATCATCGCGGACGCGGCTCCCGTGCAGATCTCCTCGGTGCCCGCGGCGATCGCCGAGCGCCAGGTCACGCCTCCGTCGGTCGAGTCCCGACAGCTGGCGAACCCCTTCCTCGCGCCGGACCTGACCCCGCGCAGCACCTCGACTCCGCGTCGTCGCCTCGACGGGTGGGAGCTGATGGGCCCGCTCTACAAGGCGTTCGAGACCGGAGCGGGCGGGTCCGCTGCCACGATGGAGCTGCCCCCTGCGCCCGAGTACGACCACCTCTCGCCCAAGGGCCTCGAGGTGATGGTGCACCAGTCCCGCTTCCTCGAAGCCGTGCGCGCCGGTCACCGCAGCTTCCTGCTGGCCGACGAGCCGGGACTCGGCAAGACGGCGCAGTCGCTGCTCGCCGCCTCCGTCGCCGGCGCCTATCCGCTGCTCGCGGTCGTCCCGAACGTCGTGAAGATGAACTGGGCCCGCGAGGTCGAGCGGTGGACGCCCCAGCGCCGTGCCACGGTCATCCAGGGTGACGGCCAGGACATCGACGCCTTCGCGGACGTCTTCATCGTGAACTACGAGATCCTCGACCGCCACCTCTCGTGGCTCGGCTCGATCGGTCTGCGCGGCATGGTCGTCGACGAGGCGCACTTCATCAAGAACCTCTCGTCGCAGCGGTCGCAGAACGTGCTCTCGCTCGCGACGCGGATGCGCGAGCGCACGCCCGGCGGCGACCCGCTCATGCTCGCTCTCACCGGAACCCCGCTGATCAACGACGTCGAGGACTTCGACGCGATCTGGCGGTTCCTCGGCTGGACCACGGGCGAGAAGCCCGGACCCGAGCTGATGGAGAAGCTCGACGCGACCGGGTTCACCCCCGCGGACAAGGCGTTCTATCCCGAGGCGCGCGACGCCGTGATCTCCATGGGGATCGTCCGCCGCAAGAAGAAGGACGTCGCGGCCGACCTCCCCGACAAGCTGATCGCCGATCTGCCCGTGCAGCTCGACGACGAGTTCGGGCGCAGCATCCGTCAGGCCGAGCGCGAGCTGGGGGAGCGGCTCGCCGCTCGCTACCGCCGCATCATCGAGGCCCGTTCCTCCTCTGCTGGATCCCTGAGCTCGTCGAAGGGGGCCCCGGGCGAGATCGACGAGGACATCGTGCGCCTCGTCGCGCAGAACGAGCTCGAGGAGTCGAAGGCGGCCGGAACCGGGGGAGACAACGTCTTCACGATGGTTCGCCGCATCGGTCAGGCCAAGGCGCAGCTCGCCGCCGACTACGCAGCCCAGCTGCAGCGCTCGGTCGGCAAGGTCGTGTTCTTCGCGAAGCACGTCGACGTGATGGATCAGGCGGAGGCGCACTTCGCCGCCGCGGGGATCCGGTCGGTGTCGATCCGTGGAGATCAGACGTCGACGGCGCGTCAGCAGGCGATCGACGACTTCAACGGCGATCCCGACGTCGGCATCGCCGTCTGCTCCCTCACCGCCGCAGGCGTCGGGCTCAACATGCAGGCCGCGTCGAACGTCGTGCTGGCCGAGCTGTCGTGGACGGCCGCCGAGCAGACCCAGGCGATCGACCGCGTGCACCGCATCGGACAGGACGAGCCGGTCACCGCGTGGCGGATCATCGCCGCGCACACGATCGACACGAAGATCGCCGAGCTCATCGACCAGAAGCAGGGGCTCGCGGCGCGCGCCCTCGACGGCGAGGCGATCGACGACGTGGCGGCGGAACCGGTGCAGCTGGCGGCCCTCATGCACCTGCTGCGGCAGGCGCTGGGCGCGGCATAG
- a CDS encoding bifunctional riboflavin kinase/FAD synthetase: protein MIVFRSPAEVPDDFGPSAVAIGKFDGVHAGHRAVIRRLNEAAAASGSRAVAVTFDRNPLAVLRPDRCPENVVTVDRKLELLGELGLDATLVLTFDEELAARNAEDFVVDILVGALKVSTVLVGQDFRFGRGGAGTPALLRELGPAHGFSVEVVDDVYLPGSPRRVSSTWIRELLIDGDVTEAARVLGRHPDVRGEVVHGLKRGRELGFPTANLSTIVDAFVPADGVYAGWLIDHDTGIRHPSAISVGTNPTFDDVLERQVEAHVLDETSLDLYGHDVTVEFVERLRGMVAYEGIDKLSAQIAVDVADARRVLAGAVR, encoded by the coding sequence GTGATCGTGTTCCGCAGTCCCGCCGAGGTGCCGGACGACTTCGGCCCCAGCGCGGTGGCGATCGGCAAGTTCGACGGCGTCCACGCCGGCCACCGAGCGGTCATCCGCCGCCTGAACGAGGCGGCAGCCGCGTCGGGCAGCCGCGCGGTCGCCGTGACCTTCGACCGGAACCCCCTCGCCGTCCTCCGCCCCGATCGGTGCCCGGAGAACGTCGTGACGGTCGACCGCAAGCTCGAGCTCCTCGGGGAACTCGGTCTCGACGCGACGCTCGTGCTCACCTTCGACGAGGAGCTCGCGGCGCGCAACGCCGAGGACTTCGTCGTCGACATCCTCGTCGGCGCGCTGAAGGTCTCCACGGTCCTCGTGGGGCAGGACTTCCGGTTCGGTCGCGGGGGAGCGGGCACGCCTGCGCTGCTCCGGGAACTCGGGCCGGCGCATGGCTTCTCCGTCGAGGTCGTCGACGACGTGTATCTGCCGGGGTCGCCCAGGCGCGTCTCGTCGACGTGGATCCGCGAACTGCTGATCGACGGCGATGTCACGGAGGCTGCGCGTGTGCTCGGGCGTCATCCCGACGTGCGCGGCGAAGTCGTCCACGGGCTCAAGCGCGGTCGGGAGCTCGGCTTCCCCACCGCGAACCTCTCGACGATCGTCGACGCGTTCGTCCCCGCTGACGGGGTCTACGCCGGATGGCTCATCGACCATGACACCGGCATCCGTCATCCGTCGGCCATCTCGGTCGGGACCAACCCGACCTTCGACGACGTGCTCGAGCGCCAGGTCGAAGCGCACGTGCTCGACGAGACGAGCCTCGATCTCTACGGTCACGACGTCACCGTCGAGTTCGTCGAGCGGCTGCGCGGCATGGTCGCGTACGAGGGCATCGACAAGCTCTCGGCCCAGATCGCCGTCGACGTCGCGGACGCGCGACGGGTGCTGGCCGGGGCTGTCCGCTGA
- the truB gene encoding tRNA pseudouridine(55) synthase TruB: MVSPGILLVDKPAGLTSHDVVARTRRAFGTRKVGHAGTLDPMATGLLVIGIEGATRLLTYVVGADKTYEATIRLGQTTGTDDADGEIVGVADPEAWDAVTETAIHAGVAALTGEISQVPSAVSAIKVDGRRAYDRVRAGEDVVLAARDVTVSRFDVLSRRQGDGVLDLDVVVDCSSGTYIRALARDLGAALGVGGHLTSLRRTRVGPFAVSDAVVLDDLADATTLTPAQAAARILQPLTVSTDEARDLRHGKRLADQAARLDGALAAAIDEDGTLVGIVERRGADLKSAMNMPEVAR, encoded by the coding sequence ATGGTCTCGCCCGGCATCCTCCTCGTCGACAAGCCCGCAGGGCTGACCAGTCATGACGTCGTCGCCCGCACGCGCCGCGCGTTCGGTACGCGGAAGGTGGGGCACGCCGGCACACTCGATCCGATGGCCACCGGACTGCTGGTGATCGGCATCGAGGGCGCGACGCGTCTGCTCACCTACGTCGTCGGCGCAGACAAGACCTACGAGGCGACGATCCGTCTGGGGCAGACGACCGGCACCGACGACGCCGACGGCGAGATCGTCGGGGTGGCCGATCCGGAGGCATGGGATGCCGTGACCGAGACCGCCATCCACGCCGGCGTCGCGGCGCTGACCGGGGAGATCTCGCAGGTCCCCAGCGCCGTGTCGGCGATCAAGGTCGACGGACGCCGCGCCTACGACCGTGTGCGCGCGGGGGAGGACGTCGTGCTCGCCGCACGCGATGTCACCGTCTCGCGGTTCGACGTGCTCTCAAGACGTCAGGGGGACGGCGTCCTCGACCTCGACGTGGTCGTCGACTGCTCGTCCGGCACCTACATCCGCGCGCTCGCGCGCGACCTCGGCGCGGCGCTCGGCGTGGGCGGTCACCTCACGTCGCTGCGCCGCACACGGGTGGGTCCGTTCGCGGTGTCGGATGCCGTCGTGCTCGACGACCTCGCCGACGCGACGACGCTGACGCCCGCCCAGGCCGCCGCGCGCATCCTCCAGCCTCTGACGGTATCGACGGACGAGGCGCGCGACCTCCGGCACGGCAAGAGGCTCGCCGATCAGGCCGCGCGCCTCGACGGCGCTCTCGCCGCCGCGATCGACGAGGACGGCACGCTGGTGGGTATCGTCGAACGACGGGGCGCCGACCTGAAGAGCGCCATGAACATGCCGGAGGTCGCGCGATGA
- a CDS encoding A/G-specific adenine glycosylase: MVRPVLRWYRLGARDLPWRRAAFHEEFGAWGVLVSEFMLQQTPVARVIPHLEAWLARWPTPPAMAEASAADVVQQWANLGYPRRALWLHRAAVEVTARHGGVVPRDVDALLALSGIGDYTASAVAVFAYGDRHPVVDTNTRRVLARAVEGRAQPAPPSRRDLTLMESLLPSDDVDAAAFNAGAMELGATVCTARSPRCEVCPLAGTCAWLAAGRPDTGDTRRRQAAYEGSDRQARGAVLRLLRDAAPAAVPLHTVLHDWPDARQRDRAIDSLIADGLAEADGESISLPR; the protein is encoded by the coding sequence ATCGTCCGGCCGGTGCTCCGATGGTATCGACTCGGTGCCCGTGATCTCCCCTGGCGCCGTGCGGCGTTTCATGAGGAGTTCGGCGCATGGGGCGTGCTGGTGAGCGAGTTCATGCTGCAGCAGACTCCGGTCGCCCGCGTGATCCCGCACCTCGAGGCGTGGCTGGCGCGCTGGCCCACGCCTCCGGCGATGGCCGAGGCCTCCGCGGCGGACGTCGTGCAGCAGTGGGCCAACCTCGGGTACCCGCGCCGCGCACTGTGGCTGCATCGCGCCGCCGTCGAGGTGACAGCGCGCCACGGCGGCGTCGTCCCGCGCGACGTCGACGCGCTCCTCGCACTCTCCGGCATCGGCGACTACACAGCCAGTGCGGTCGCCGTCTTCGCATACGGAGACCGTCATCCCGTCGTGGACACCAACACGCGCCGCGTGCTCGCCAGGGCGGTGGAGGGTCGCGCGCAGCCCGCGCCGCCCTCCCGCCGGGACCTGACGCTGATGGAGTCGCTCCTGCCCTCGGACGACGTCGACGCCGCGGCCTTCAACGCCGGCGCGATGGAGCTGGGCGCGACGGTGTGCACGGCGCGATCCCCGCGCTGCGAGGTCTGTCCTCTCGCCGGCACCTGCGCCTGGCTCGCCGCGGGACGGCCCGACACCGGCGACACCCGCCGACGCCAGGCGGCGTACGAGGGTTCGGACCGGCAGGCACGTGGCGCGGTCCTGCGGCTGCTGCGCGATGCCGCGCCCGCTGCGGTGCCGCTGCACACGGTCCTGCACGACTGGCCGGATGCGCGTCAGCGCGATCGGGCAATCGACTCCCTGATCGCCGACGGGCTCGCGGAGGCGGACGGAGAATCGATCTCCCTGCCGCGCTGA
- a CDS encoding helix-turn-helix transcriptional regulator, producing MPAIREVVERLLPAQRAGLRPLPTPLPVVPAIAARFHDLLLPARDRDLLLALSVTLDDRLDPLLTFDGRSALEISAAPVARHLIVRAGRARFTDTRLAIWVQARTDAAVVGAVHDRLSRVFRNRGDAVSADWHRARASLEQDPRAAAELTRIARELSEAGHPERALILAREATKHAEGADRDEARLVAGAASVGAGFTVEAAEWLGSLFPDGTERYRLQGLAGLITARTHLQGAVPDVDPSSLRPRTDDTGDWYSWTRAAALAAVLCAERGDRPGMRRWLDALRVGSARVGAERELRDPVIALSWLLVGDRDLDEITGTGPLSGRMLSALRAAVDGDVDLGLRTLAADAIMDGQPDPLVAGFEFSPVVRAYRSVVEVLLLVWRGDIGRARERILLAARELPIAMPFAGLGVVLARRLDLAVRGEIGPVSRCLTAALPPATRIDVLVDRAIASFLAGAFDDAAASMRLWLDLGAPQTTLSVPGLDEVAATAEIGSDAPSIVAPPEVFLAHALRIRIATTTDARWRSERDEVHAAARTLRSPFARARVETMLGVQCAIRDDVVAARGHLRIARHLFELAGAAAWARAVGDRLDRLEPHGAEADVPTDPLSSCRHVWSQLLTAREVEVAMLAVGGAGNKDIAAALSVSVRTVEVHLGRVFAKLDVRRRVELTALAHRTNRHV from the coding sequence GTGCCGGCCATCCGTGAGGTCGTGGAGCGCCTGCTGCCGGCGCAGCGGGCGGGGCTGCGCCCGCTGCCGACGCCGCTTCCGGTCGTCCCGGCGATCGCCGCCCGCTTTCACGACCTCCTCCTCCCGGCGCGAGATCGCGACCTCCTCCTCGCGCTCTCCGTCACGCTCGACGACCGACTCGATCCGCTGTTGACGTTCGACGGGCGGTCCGCGCTCGAGATCTCGGCGGCTCCGGTCGCTCGGCATCTGATCGTCCGGGCAGGGAGAGCGCGGTTCACGGACACGCGTCTGGCGATCTGGGTCCAGGCGAGGACGGACGCCGCCGTCGTCGGCGCCGTGCACGATCGGCTCAGCCGGGTCTTCCGGAATCGGGGTGATGCGGTGAGTGCGGACTGGCACCGGGCGCGGGCCTCGCTCGAGCAGGACCCGCGCGCCGCCGCCGAACTCACCCGGATCGCCCGGGAGCTGTCGGAAGCCGGCCATCCGGAGCGTGCTCTGATCCTCGCGCGGGAGGCGACGAAGCATGCGGAGGGCGCCGACCGGGATGAGGCGCGGCTCGTCGCGGGCGCGGCCTCAGTGGGCGCGGGGTTCACGGTGGAAGCCGCGGAGTGGCTGGGGAGCCTGTTCCCCGACGGCACCGAGCGCTACCGGCTGCAGGGGCTCGCGGGATTGATCACCGCCCGCACGCATCTTCAGGGTGCGGTGCCGGACGTGGACCCGAGCTCCCTCCGCCCCCGCACGGACGACACCGGCGATTGGTATTCGTGGACCCGTGCAGCGGCCCTCGCCGCCGTGCTCTGCGCGGAGCGCGGCGACCGCCCGGGAATGCGCCGATGGCTGGATGCTCTGCGTGTCGGATCTGCACGCGTCGGCGCTGAGCGTGAGCTCCGCGATCCGGTGATCGCCCTGAGCTGGCTTCTCGTCGGAGACCGCGACCTCGACGAGATCACCGGAACCGGGCCGCTCAGCGGACGGATGCTCAGCGCATTGCGCGCGGCCGTCGACGGGGATGTCGACCTCGGACTGCGGACTCTGGCAGCGGACGCGATCATGGATGGGCAACCGGACCCCCTCGTGGCCGGCTTCGAGTTCAGCCCGGTGGTCCGGGCCTATCGGTCGGTCGTCGAGGTGCTGCTGCTCGTGTGGCGCGGCGACATCGGTCGTGCTCGCGAACGGATCCTGCTCGCCGCGCGTGAGCTCCCGATCGCGATGCCGTTCGCCGGCCTGGGGGTCGTGCTCGCACGCCGATTGGATCTCGCGGTGCGCGGCGAGATCGGTCCGGTCTCCCGTTGCCTCACGGCCGCGCTCCCGCCGGCGACGAGGATCGACGTCCTGGTCGACAGGGCGATCGCGTCGTTCCTCGCCGGCGCGTTCGACGATGCCGCCGCGTCGATGCGGCTCTGGCTCGACCTGGGGGCACCGCAGACGACGCTCTCGGTGCCCGGTCTCGACGAGGTCGCCGCGACCGCGGAGATCGGTTCGGATGCTCCGAGCATCGTCGCGCCGCCGGAGGTCTTCCTCGCGCACGCACTCCGGATCAGGATCGCGACCACGACCGACGCGCGCTGGCGGTCCGAGCGCGACGAGGTGCACGCCGCCGCCCGGACCCTGCGCTCGCCCTTCGCGAGAGCGCGCGTCGAGACCATGCTCGGCGTCCAGTGCGCCATCCGCGATGACGTCGTCGCCGCGCGAGGTCATCTGCGGATCGCCCGGCATCTCTTCGAGCTCGCCGGGGCGGCCGCCTGGGCGCGGGCCGTCGGGGATCGGCTCGATCGCCTCGAGCCGCACGGGGCCGAGGCGGATGTCCCCACGGACCCTCTGTCGTCGTGCCGACACGTCTGGTCGCAGCTGCTGACCGCACGCGAGGTGGAGGTGGCGATGCTCGCTGTGGGCGGCGCGGGGAACAAGGACATCGCCGCGGCCCTGAGCGTCTCCGTCCGGACGGTCGAGGTGCACCTGGGGCGCGTCTTCGCCAAGCTCGACGTGCGTCGGCGGGTGGAGCTCACGGCGCTCGCGCACCGCACCAATCGGCACGTCTGA
- the rbfA gene encoding 30S ribosome-binding factor RbfA, which produces MAGERQARLADRIRVILAERLEKGLRDPRLGFVTLTDVRVSGDLQHASVFYTVLGTEEERIASGAALTSATGMLRSEVGRQLSTRLVPTLEFIPDALPENADHIGALLREAQERDAEVAKLASSASHAGDADPYRTEDEQD; this is translated from the coding sequence ATGGCTGGTGAACGACAGGCTCGTCTGGCGGACCGGATCCGCGTGATCCTCGCCGAGCGGCTGGAGAAGGGGCTGCGCGACCCGCGCCTCGGCTTCGTCACCCTCACCGACGTCCGCGTCAGCGGCGACCTCCAGCATGCCTCCGTGTTCTACACGGTGCTGGGCACGGAGGAGGAGCGCATCGCCAGCGGCGCAGCGCTCACCTCGGCCACGGGAATGCTGCGCAGCGAGGTCGGACGACAGCTCAGCACGCGGCTCGTGCCGACGCTCGAGTTCATCCCCGACGCGCTCCCGGAGAACGCCGACCACATCGGCGCTCTCCTGCGTGAGGCGCAGGAGCGCGATGCAGAGGTCGCGAAGCTCGCCTCCTCGGCATCGCACGCCGGCGACGCCGACCCCTATCGCACCGAGGACGAGCAGGACTGA